The following proteins come from a genomic window of Gimesia chilikensis:
- a CDS encoding WD40 repeat domain-containing protein has protein sequence MSIRSFDGTFRFTAFRTAIARRLVTSDIAVDSSNYSTADDPVRDLLGMTDLRDRVRQAFQKWWTAHGSEIAIEYEPALREFCRELFFWTSADRFFAGMSDADLYCPVPICLADDRHRTWEDLTDLLLKTNGDSHGLLISARSGGGKTVGSWCAWFRCFSDRTWIPYPNQPEIHRLAPTSTDRVAAPLAGFMPVWIDVADNALPEGNDADFIMKLIARQCLGHLKLAEAAQLRLLERYLQLGSQKFLLFFDLNHAPAKTRDRYADALIRFQKRYGPQLGHRCIVIYRVAGQEDKILHNLTHQGTRATQFVEYDLLPLDDEVAIDYLSRIRKVENDLFGHLDRWLQDWSGKPDTRFPRSEHDPETELSHLKRLLRIRRRAAIRQRGADDDLWEQETVISIPLLMHWVSTFPPEVLNRIKTLADIYAQLTQQHLQREESDENRTRTRLSSEELLIAMQRLALAMLAQKGKTRLSAAEAKRLLTRPQGGNPRIPVRRAWMPIGELLTQSLTYSRVFTKEEVAALFELGLLRKTDDSLGFAHDSLIYYFAARALREYEGIGLPAQDEPLEDAWPQVIAETFLDDPARWLLVAEFLGEMVQTRDEGAGEEICRHNQELLRELVSRLVTFWPDLPRGEAIESMRSVPELVSRLCSTQPQDRFLRQVYQATNDHSQFAWEHPHLLLQEVINRCCWFGAPGNEVEQWARQLEVFTGDGSASRKHNRPEWLKKKLGLRLPDTLTIEGAHTNWISSVAVYAGPDGPRIVSTGADRRIVISDPQIGTVERTIESAHTDWIRSVTVYAGPEGPRIVSVGRDQRIVISNPDTGTIEQTIVGAHIGWINSVAIYESPDGPRIVSVGDDKRIVISDPDTGIVKRIIEGAHTDKIRSVTTYDDPEGPQIVSAGDDSRIVIRDPRTGTGKCTIQGAHSGSISSLAVYASPDGPRIVTAGLDGRIVIRDPWTETIKWTIEDAHTDWITSVAVYSGPDGPWIVSVGRDQRIVISNPRTGTIEWTIEGAHTDSINSVIVYSGPDSLRIVSVGRDQRIVITDPRTGTIERTIGDAHTDWIRSVAMNSDSDDPWIASVGRDKRIVISDPRTGLVDRTIIDAHIGSIRSVAVYSGPDGLRIVSAGNDKRIVISNPLTGTIEWTIEGAHTGWITSVAVYYGPDGPWIVTAGWDKRIVISNPLTGTIEWTIEGAHTDSITCVTVFSGPDGLRIVSVGRDRRIVISNPDTGTIERTIEGAHTGWINSVAIYESPDGPRIISVGKDQGLVISNPRTGTVERTIKDAHTNWIRSVTLYAALDDSQIISVGEDKKIKLWNIEETLIHPDLFNTLFVQANCLAIDQSNSHLICGVDKHLEVYEFVTDS, from the coding sequence ATGTCGATACGCAGCTTTGATGGTACATTCCGTTTCACAGCCTTTCGGACTGCGATCGCACGTCGACTGGTGACCTCTGATATTGCCGTTGATTCATCCAATTACTCCACGGCAGACGATCCTGTGCGTGATCTGTTGGGAATGACAGATCTCCGCGACCGTGTCAGACAGGCTTTTCAAAAGTGGTGGACGGCACATGGAAGCGAGATAGCAATAGAGTATGAGCCAGCGCTACGAGAATTTTGCCGCGAACTGTTCTTCTGGACCTCGGCGGATCGCTTCTTCGCCGGCATGTCGGATGCCGACCTCTATTGTCCGGTCCCCATCTGCCTGGCCGATGATCGTCATCGGACCTGGGAGGACCTGACCGATTTACTCCTCAAAACTAACGGTGATTCTCACGGCCTGCTGATCAGTGCCCGCAGTGGTGGCGGGAAAACGGTGGGGTCGTGGTGCGCCTGGTTTCGCTGTTTCAGTGATCGGACCTGGATTCCCTATCCGAACCAGCCCGAGATACATCGACTCGCTCCTACGTCAACAGACAGAGTTGCTGCGCCGCTGGCTGGCTTTATGCCGGTCTGGATCGATGTCGCCGACAACGCGCTGCCTGAAGGCAATGACGCTGATTTCATTATGAAGCTGATTGCCCGGCAGTGTCTGGGACATCTGAAACTCGCTGAAGCTGCTCAGCTTCGACTCCTTGAACGCTATCTGCAACTGGGATCACAGAAGTTCCTGCTGTTTTTTGACCTCAATCATGCCCCGGCCAAGACCCGTGATCGCTATGCCGACGCACTCATCCGGTTTCAGAAACGTTATGGTCCTCAACTGGGACATCGCTGCATCGTCATTTACCGGGTCGCCGGTCAAGAGGATAAGATTCTGCACAACCTGACTCATCAAGGCACACGCGCTACTCAGTTCGTGGAGTACGATCTGTTACCTCTGGATGATGAGGTGGCCATCGATTATCTCTCGCGAATTCGTAAGGTGGAAAACGACCTGTTTGGCCACCTTGATCGCTGGTTGCAAGACTGGTCAGGTAAGCCGGATACGAGGTTCCCCCGCAGCGAACACGACCCCGAGACTGAACTGTCCCACCTCAAACGACTGCTCCGCATTCGACGTCGTGCCGCCATTCGCCAGCGTGGAGCCGACGATGACCTCTGGGAACAGGAAACCGTTATCAGTATTCCGTTGCTGATGCACTGGGTCTCCACGTTTCCTCCTGAAGTCCTCAATCGGATCAAAACCTTGGCAGACATTTATGCTCAACTCACCCAACAGCATCTCCAACGGGAAGAGTCAGATGAAAATCGTACTAGAACTCGACTCTCTTCCGAAGAGCTGCTCATCGCCATGCAACGACTGGCCCTGGCGATGCTGGCACAAAAGGGAAAAACTCGTCTTTCTGCAGCAGAGGCAAAACGTCTGCTCACCCGACCTCAGGGAGGCAACCCTCGTATTCCAGTCCGCCGCGCCTGGATGCCGATAGGAGAATTATTGACCCAGTCACTCACTTATTCTCGCGTCTTCACCAAGGAAGAAGTGGCCGCACTCTTTGAACTGGGGCTGCTGCGAAAAACAGACGACAGTCTCGGGTTTGCACATGACTCACTGATTTACTATTTTGCTGCGCGTGCTCTGCGCGAGTATGAAGGCATTGGACTCCCTGCACAAGACGAGCCGTTAGAAGACGCCTGGCCTCAGGTCATTGCAGAAACCTTTCTGGACGATCCTGCCCGCTGGCTGCTGGTAGCAGAATTCTTGGGAGAAATGGTCCAAACCCGCGATGAGGGAGCGGGTGAGGAAATTTGCAGGCATAATCAGGAATTGCTACGGGAGTTGGTATCGCGGCTGGTTACCTTCTGGCCTGATTTGCCTCGCGGCGAAGCGATCGAGTCCATGCGATCAGTGCCCGAACTGGTCTCTCGACTGTGTAGTACGCAACCGCAGGACCGGTTTTTGCGTCAGGTTTATCAGGCAACCAACGATCATAGCCAGTTTGCCTGGGAGCATCCTCATCTGCTGCTACAGGAAGTGATAAACCGCTGTTGCTGGTTTGGAGCTCCGGGGAATGAGGTCGAACAGTGGGCCAGACAACTGGAGGTGTTTACAGGGGACGGGTCTGCATCTAGAAAACATAATCGGCCTGAGTGGCTGAAGAAAAAGCTGGGATTACGACTTCCCGATACATTGACCATCGAAGGAGCTCATACAAACTGGATTAGCAGTGTGGCAGTGTATGCCGGCCCCGATGGACCGCGAATCGTCTCGACAGGGGCTGATAGACGGATCGTGATCAGCGATCCTCAGATCGGTACTGTCGAACGGACGATTGAGAGTGCCCATACGGACTGGATTAGGAGTGTGACTGTGTATGCCGGTCCGGAGGGCCCGCGGATCGTTTCGGTGGGTAGGGACCAACGGATCGTGATCAGCAATCCCGATACGGGAACCATCGAGCAAACCATAGTGGGCGCCCATATCGGCTGGATTAACAGTGTGGCGATCTATGAAAGTCCCGATGGCCCGCGGATTGTCTCGGTGGGTGACGACAAACGAATAGTGATCAGTGATCCCGATACCGGAATCGTCAAACGGATCATCGAAGGTGCTCATACAGACAAGATTAGGAGTGTGACAACATATGACGATCCAGAGGGGCCACAGATTGTTTCAGCAGGTGATGATAGTCGGATCGTGATCAGAGATCCCCGGACTGGAACTGGCAAGTGTACTATCCAGGGGGCCCATTCAGGCTCGATTTCCAGTCTGGCTGTGTATGCCAGTCCTGATGGCCCACGGATCGTAACGGCAGGCCTTGATGGACGGATCGTAATAAGAGATCCTTGGACCGAAACCATCAAGTGGACTATCGAGGACGCCCATACCGACTGGATTACCAGTGTGGCCGTGTATTCTGGTCCTGATGGCCCGTGGATCGTCTCGGTGGGGAGAGATCAACGGATCGTGATCAGTAATCCCCGGACTGGAACCATCGAGTGGACTATCGAGGGCGCCCATACAGACTCGATTAACAGTGTGATCGTGTATTCCGGTCCCGATAGCCTGCGGATCGTCTCTGTGGGGAGAGACCAACGAATCGTGATCACTGATCCCCGGACTGGAACCATCGAGCGGACCATAGGGGATGCCCATACCGACTGGATTAGGAGTGTGGCCATGAATTCCGATTCTGATGACCCGTGGATCGCCTCGGTAGGGAGAGATAAGCGGATCGTAATCAGTGATCCCCGAACGGGTTTAGTGGATCGGACTATTATAGACGCCCATATCGGGTCTATAAGGAGTGTGGCCGTGTATTCCGGTCCAGATGGCCTGCGGATCGTCTCGGCGGGGAACGACAAACGGATCGTGATCAGCAATCCTCTAACGGGTACCATCGAGTGGACCATCGAGGGCGCCCATACCGGCTGGATTACCAGTGTGGCCGTGTATTACGGTCCTGATGGCCCGTGGATCGTAACGGCGGGGTGGGACAAACGGATCGTGATCAGCAATCCTCTAACGGGTACCATCGAGTGGACTATCGAGGGCGCCCATACAGACTCGATTACTTGTGTGACCGTGTTTTCCGGTCCCGATGGCCTACGGATCGTTTCTGTGGGGAGAGACCGACGGATCGTGATCAGCAATCCCGATACTGGAACCATCGAGCGAACCATAGAGGGCGCCCATACGGGCTGGATTAACAGTGTGGCGATCTATGAAAGTCCCGATGGCCCGCGGATCATCTCTGTGGGTAAGGATCAAGGGCTCGTGATCAGTAATCCTCGAACCGGTACCGTCGAGCGAACCATCAAGGATGCCCATACAAACTGGATCAGGAGTGTGACTTTGTATGCAGCTTTGGATGATTCGCAGATCATCTCGGTAGGTGAAGATAAAAAAATAAAACTCTGGAATATCGAAGAGACATTAATTCATCCAGACCTATTCAACACACTTTTTGTTCAAGCAAATTGTCTAGCGATTGATCAATCAAACAGTCATCTGATATGTGGTGTCGACAAACATCTGGAAGTTTATGAATTCGTAACAGATTCATAG
- a CDS encoding WD40 repeat domain-containing protein translates to MRVWCERTEGDWEWELVGQHKHFVLSVCVLPAADGEAPRIVSGTWDNKVLVWIKQLDGVWKSELVGIHEEDVRSVCVLPAAGSEAPRIVSASNDKTVRAWREQTEGVWESELVGIHEEDVHSVCVLLAAGSEAPRIISASNDKTVRAWRERGDDGWESELVGQHENLVRSVCVLPGAGGEAPRIVSGHDDHTVRVWRERGEDGWESELAGQHEHWINGVCVLPGAGGGVPRIVSGSEDKTVRVWREEAEGGWETGLARKHEDVVLSVCVLPAVGDGAPWIVSGHGDHSVRVWRERSESGWESMLVGQHEDVVSSVCVLPAADGEVPRIVSGTWDNKVLVWIKQLDRVWKSELVGIHEEDVRSVCVLPAAGSEAPRIVSASDEGMVLVWRAQSEGVWKSEVAGEHASRVSSVCVLPAVGDGAPRIISASNDETVRAWRERGDDGWESELVGQHESWVRSVCVLPGAGGEAPRIVSGSLDKTVRVWCEEQRKGWEEQICLQLDSSVSSLASYEHYILIAQGNQTVRVWLPDEDPEGQHMLWIKVPASPCDAIWNIDPQAGKLRKPEIIVGTSRGLATFTIEELPF, encoded by the coding sequence GTGCGTGTGTGGTGTGAGCGGACGGAGGGCGACTGGGAGTGGGAGCTGGTTGGCCAACATAAACATTTCGTCCTTAGTGTTTGTGTCCTGCCGGCTGCGGATGGCGAGGCACCGCGGATTGTCAGCGGAACTTGGGACAATAAAGTGCTTGTGTGGATCAAGCAGCTGGATGGAGTCTGGAAGTCGGAATTAGTAGGCATACATGAAGAGGATGTCCGTAGTGTTTGTGTTCTGCCGGCTGCGGGGAGCGAGGCACCACGGATTGTCAGCGCGAGCAACGACAAAACAGTGCGTGCGTGGCGTGAGCAGACGGAGGGTGTCTGGGAGTCGGAATTAGTAGGCATACATGAAGAGGATGTCCATAGTGTTTGTGTTCTGCTGGCTGCGGGGAGCGAGGCACCGCGGATTATCAGCGCGAGCAACGACAAAACAGTGCGTGCATGGCGTGAGCGGGGGGATGACGGCTGGGAGTCGGAGTTGGTTGGCCAACATGAAAATTTGGTCCGTAGTGTTTGTGTTCTGCCAGGTGCGGGGGGGGAGGCACCACGGATTGTCAGCGGACACGATGACCACACAGTACGTGTGTGGCGTGAGCGGGGGGAGGACGGCTGGGAGTCGGAGCTGGCTGGCCAACATGAACATTGGATTAACGGTGTTTGTGTTCTGCCTGGTGCGGGGGGGGGCGTTCCGCGGATTGTCAGCGGCAGTGAAGACAAAACAGTGCGTGTGTGGCGTGAGGAGGCGGAAGGCGGCTGGGAGACGGGACTGGCTCGTAAACATGAAGATGTGGTCTTGAGTGTTTGTGTTCTGCCGGCTGTGGGGGATGGGGCACCGTGGATCGTCAGCGGGCACGGTGACCACAGTGTGCGCGTGTGGCGTGAACGGTCGGAGAGCGGCTGGGAGTCGATGCTGGTTGGACAACATGAAGATGTGGTCTCGAGTGTTTGTGTCCTGCCGGCTGCGGATGGCGAGGTACCGCGTATTGTCAGCGGAACTTGGGACAATAAAGTGCTTGTGTGGATCAAGCAGCTGGATAGAGTCTGGAAGTCGGAATTAGTAGGCATACATGAAGAGGATGTCCGTAGTGTTTGTGTTCTGCCGGCTGCGGGGAGCGAGGCACCACGGATTGTCAGCGCGAGTGATGAGGGAATGGTGCTTGTGTGGCGTGCGCAGTCGGAGGGTGTCTGGAAGTCGGAAGTGGCTGGTGAACATGCAAGTAGGGTCTCGAGTGTTTGTGTTCTGCCGGCTGTGGGGGATGGGGCACCGCGGATTATCAGCGCGAGCAACGACGAAACAGTGCGTGCATGGCGTGAGCGGGGGGATGACGGCTGGGAGTCGGAGTTGGTTGGCCAACATGAAAGTTGGGTCCGTAGTGTTTGTGTTCTGCCAGGTGCGGGGGGGGAGGCACCGCGGATTGTCAGCGGGAGTTTAGACAAGACAGTGCGTGTGTGGTGTGAGGAACAGAGAAAAGGTTGGGAGGAGCAAATCTGCCTCCAGCTGGATTCTTCCGTTTCTTCTTTGGCAAGTTACGAGCACTACATCTTAATAGCACAGGGTAATCAGACCGTTCGAGTCTGGCTACCAGATGAAGACCCGGAAGGACAACACATGTTATGGATAAAAGTTCCTGCATCACCCTGCGATGCAATCTGGAACATCGATCCCCAGGCAGGTAAACTACGAAAGCCAGAGATTATTGTCGGCACCAGCCGTGGCTTAGCGACTTTCACAATTGAAGAATTGCCGTTCTGA
- a CDS encoding WD40 repeat domain-containing protein — protein MLQITCLTVLPNEKLAIGFSDGSIYILDLSKVDRVINLNAQSEHVEHTIQGVHNGAINCIAFYSEPGGLRIVSAGDAGRIVISDPKTGSVIMVIEGVHTAAILGLAAYQSPDGPRILSAGYDGRIMISDPQTGQVERAIEGTHADSILDVAVYDSPEGIRVITSGSDGRLVITDPWAGIVERTIEDAHTGPIQSIAVYEDGRSLRIFTSGSDGKIVVIDPRTGAVEQIITKPDLGLVKNMVVYESSKGPQIILQAESGIVIVDPQTGETKQLFIFDSPEEVLHVVVFDGPNGPQIVSGGKDNKIVFFDPHTR, from the coding sequence ATGTTACAAATTACTTGTTTAACGGTTCTTCCCAATGAAAAACTGGCTATCGGCTTTTCTGATGGATCGATTTATATCCTCGATTTATCCAAAGTTGATCGAGTTATAAATTTGAACGCGCAAAGTGAGCATGTAGAGCACACCATCCAAGGAGTCCATAACGGAGCGATAAATTGCATCGCGTTTTATTCAGAGCCGGGAGGATTAAGGATCGTCTCTGCAGGCGATGCTGGACGGATCGTGATCAGTGATCCAAAGACTGGATCTGTAATCATGGTTATTGAGGGAGTCCACACAGCTGCGATCCTTGGACTTGCTGCCTATCAAAGCCCGGATGGACCGCGGATTCTCTCGGCTGGCTATGATGGCAGGATTATGATAAGTGATCCACAAACCGGGCAAGTTGAGCGTGCAATCGAAGGGACTCACGCAGACTCAATCCTTGATGTGGCAGTTTATGATAGTCCGGAAGGAATCCGAGTAATCACATCAGGATCGGACGGACGACTCGTAATCACTGATCCCTGGGCCGGCATAGTAGAACGAACTATAGAAGACGCCCATACAGGTCCGATCCAGAGTATTGCGGTGTATGAAGATGGAAGAAGCCTGCGGATTTTCACATCTGGATCTGATGGAAAGATAGTAGTCATAGATCCCCGAACTGGTGCAGTGGAGCAGATCATTACAAAACCAGACTTAGGTCTGGTTAAAAATATGGTCGTGTATGAGTCTTCAAAAGGACCACAGATCATTTTGCAGGCCGAGAGTGGAATCGTGATCGTTGATCCTCAGACAGGAGAAACCAAGCAGCTCTTCATTTTTGATTCTCCTGAAGAGGTTTTACATGTGGTAGTATTTGATGGTCCGAATGGGCCGCAGATTGTCTCTGGAGGTAAAGATAACAAAATCGTATTCTTTGATCCCCACACTCGATAG
- a CDS encoding recombinase family protein, with the protein MLLVSVGCFLLFGNRFSTLSAQIDFSHVPAPAADESAIVYARKRRRGKKKQESQDVPEIAADYSRFSSNNQRDESIDQQQQKCREHASRLGHTILPAYEFEDRAVSGTKLEREGLNAMLKAAEQGKFNVLYLYSLSRLARESVITLPILKKLVYVYGVRCICVTEGIDTDTTGWEVIAAIFALIHEQFIKDLSAAVIRGQEGALLSGYSVGDWCFGYGSEPVPGSEQKRAGRNSKPRKIYVINQEHAECVSQIFTWYVDEGMSISQIVRKLNHLKAPKDHRSSSNEWHHDLVVNLLSNPKYVGDWPWGEMQNVRDPETGIVCQKPRSEEECEQWKREFPHLRIIDDNTFRRAQEMLDANAQKWEKHRRANGKFTGSSSETNGRRKVKLLHGLLKCDQCDSPFHSDGKRARCRGGKRGTCKSITSVPVKLLESMILEKIGTVILEDNLWFQCVFNDLLKLHREYENQVPATIREKERELYQLTQKIERLVDLVEQGDAPEDLQRRLKSRKEEQKEIQYELKQLRLERNHDLGTPSEEWLRERLKQLFDVLQESSPAANKALSALIGGEIIMEENEIPLRKRNYFRGKFRLNVRGVSSFLAGTSSSIERTGQGEEFVIDFIQPDKADQQREIAKRMYDAQEPEFKIAEALGVSRSRVTKLIDEVFELRGEKKPDGRSRRSRLAVKHKEPPPYQAIAEEVMKLFREKKEYGEIAAALNIDRNTVTSSVKYWHEQRGLPVPDGRTRRKFL; encoded by the coding sequence TTGCTTCTGGTTAGTGTTGGTTGTTTTCTGTTATTTGGCAATCGTTTCAGCACACTTTCAGCACAAATCGATTTTAGCCATGTTCCTGCCCCAGCCGCTGACGAGTCAGCTATTGTTTATGCTCGCAAACGACGGCGCGGCAAAAAGAAGCAGGAATCCCAGGATGTTCCGGAAATAGCTGCTGATTACTCTCGCTTCAGTTCCAATAATCAGCGAGATGAAAGTATTGATCAGCAGCAACAAAAGTGCCGAGAACATGCCTCCCGGTTAGGCCATACTATCCTACCCGCTTACGAATTTGAAGACAGGGCCGTATCAGGCACGAAGCTCGAAAGAGAGGGCCTGAATGCGATGCTGAAGGCAGCTGAACAGGGCAAGTTCAATGTACTTTATTTATATAGCCTGAGCCGACTGGCTCGAGAATCCGTGATTACCTTACCAATCCTCAAGAAGCTGGTCTATGTCTACGGAGTTCGTTGTATCTGTGTGACTGAAGGTATAGACACTGACACAACAGGCTGGGAAGTCATTGCTGCGATTTTTGCTCTGATCCACGAACAGTTTATCAAAGATTTGAGCGCAGCTGTTATCCGGGGTCAGGAAGGTGCCCTGCTCAGTGGTTATTCTGTGGGAGACTGGTGTTTCGGTTATGGCTCTGAGCCGGTGCCGGGATCGGAACAGAAACGCGCTGGCCGGAACAGTAAGCCGCGAAAAATCTATGTGATCAACCAGGAGCACGCAGAGTGTGTCAGTCAGATCTTTACCTGGTATGTCGATGAAGGAATGTCAATCAGCCAGATTGTCAGGAAGCTCAATCATTTAAAGGCTCCCAAAGATCATCGTTCTTCAAGTAATGAGTGGCACCATGACCTTGTCGTGAATCTGCTGTCGAATCCGAAATATGTTGGTGACTGGCCTTGGGGAGAGATGCAAAACGTGCGTGATCCTGAAACGGGTATTGTTTGCCAGAAGCCTCGGTCGGAAGAAGAGTGTGAACAATGGAAACGGGAATTTCCTCACCTGCGTATCATTGATGACAACACTTTTCGGAGAGCACAGGAGATGCTGGATGCCAATGCACAAAAGTGGGAAAAGCACCGCCGTGCGAATGGTAAATTTACCGGCTCATCCTCTGAAACGAATGGACGCCGGAAAGTCAAGCTATTGCATGGGCTGCTGAAGTGTGACCAGTGCGATAGTCCGTTCCATTCCGATGGCAAGCGAGCCCGTTGTCGCGGCGGAAAACGTGGTACCTGTAAATCCATCACCTCTGTGCCAGTAAAGCTGCTGGAATCGATGATCCTCGAAAAAATCGGGACGGTTATCCTGGAGGACAATCTGTGGTTTCAGTGTGTCTTCAATGATTTATTGAAGCTGCATCGGGAATACGAAAATCAGGTCCCTGCGACGATCAGAGAGAAAGAACGAGAGCTATACCAGCTGACTCAAAAGATCGAGCGTCTGGTCGATCTGGTCGAACAGGGGGATGCCCCTGAGGATTTGCAGCGGCGACTGAAATCCAGGAAGGAAGAACAGAAAGAAATCCAGTATGAGCTGAAACAGCTCCGGCTGGAGCGGAACCACGACCTGGGAACACCCTCCGAAGAGTGGCTGAGGGAACGGCTTAAGCAGTTGTTTGATGTTCTGCAGGAATCGTCGCCTGCCGCGAATAAGGCCTTGAGTGCGCTTATTGGCGGGGAAATCATAATGGAAGAGAACGAGATTCCTCTGAGAAAACGGAATTACTTTCGTGGCAAATTCCGACTCAATGTCAGAGGCGTTTCCAGCTTTCTTGCTGGCACCTCATCCTCGATTGAGAGGACTGGGCAGGGTGAGGAATTCGTAATTGACTTCATCCAGCCGGATAAAGCAGATCAGCAGCGAGAGATCGCCAAACGGATGTACGACGCCCAGGAACCGGAATTCAAAATTGCCGAAGCATTAGGCGTCAGCCGGAGTAGGGTTACGAAGCTTATAGATGAAGTATTTGAACTACGGGGCGAGAAAAAGCCGGATGGACGCTCCCGCCGATCGCGACTTGCTGTGAAACACAAAGAACCGCCTCCCTATCAGGCGATCGCAGAGGAGGTCATGAAACTGTTCAGAGAAAAGAAGGAGTATGGTGAGATCGCTGCAGCTCTGAATATCGACCGAAATACGGTGACCAGCTCAGTCAAATACTGGCATGAGCAACGTGGGTTGCCTGTACCCGACGGGCGAACTCGCAGGAAGTTTCTTTGA
- a CDS encoding 3-oxoacyl-[acyl-carrier-protein] synthase III C-terminal domain-containing protein, which translates to MTCYITRTASYLPGPAVENDEIERFIGSLDGEAETKAKILSMNGIVRRHYAQDHSQQKTHDVYGLGSRAALQCLSEYKAADSITYLAAGTTYTPLAAPGFASILHHRLGADGFLNYPVEISSHAGICSSASNAMVAAIRSIAVGHHRTALCVGAEHASEILKSSVIQPIDDRSQHDNLRNSRWFMSIFLRFMLSDGAGAFLLQDRPDSDRISLRVNWTHSMSFAHEAPLCMKLEGRTALLSQDLSVLSSYLVPLATKFLEIALETHRDSLDTYSTILPHMSSYFFRRKMERVIASHSSNPKNPIPYWTNLATAGNTGSASIYIMLDQFLRQNELRDGDRILLFIPESGQFNFVLVSLTVVQP; encoded by the coding sequence ATGACCTGTTATATTACACGGACAGCCTCTTACCTCCCGGGCCCTGCAGTAGAAAACGACGAAATTGAGCGGTTTATCGGATCGCTGGATGGTGAAGCAGAGACGAAAGCCAAAATCTTATCGATGAACGGGATCGTTCGCCGTCATTATGCACAGGATCACTCACAACAAAAAACACATGATGTTTATGGACTGGGCTCCAGGGCCGCACTGCAATGCCTGAGTGAGTACAAAGCAGCTGATTCCATTACGTATCTGGCTGCCGGAACGACTTACACGCCACTTGCAGCTCCCGGATTTGCATCGATCCTGCACCATCGGCTGGGAGCAGACGGCTTTCTGAATTATCCCGTCGAGATCAGTTCGCATGCAGGTATATGCTCATCAGCATCTAATGCCATGGTTGCTGCAATCCGGTCAATCGCTGTAGGCCACCATCGTACCGCTCTTTGTGTGGGTGCAGAGCACGCATCAGAAATTTTAAAATCCAGTGTGATTCAACCAATCGACGATCGATCTCAGCACGATAATTTACGAAACAGCCGCTGGTTTATGTCCATATTTTTGCGGTTCATGCTTTCCGACGGCGCTGGGGCTTTTCTGCTGCAAGATCGTCCTGACTCAGATCGGATATCTCTGCGAGTCAACTGGACCCACTCCATGTCGTTTGCTCATGAAGCCCCGTTATGCATGAAACTGGAAGGTCGCACGGCACTGCTGAGCCAGGATCTTTCAGTGTTATCGAGCTACCTGGTTCCGCTGGCAACCAAATTCCTGGAGATCGCCCTCGAAACACATCGCGATTCTCTCGACACCTATTCTACGATTTTGCCCCATATGTCGTCGTATTTCTTCCGTCGTAAAATGGAACGTGTCATCGCATCTCATTCCAGTAATCCCAAGAATCCGATTCCGTATTGGACCAATCTTGCAACCGCTGGAAATACTGGTTCTGCTAGCATCTACATTATGCTGGACCAGTTCCTTAGACAGAATGAGTTGCGAGATGGCGACCGGATTTTGTTGTTCATTCCGGAGTCGGGCCAATTCAATTTTGTGCTTGTCAGTTTGACTGTGGTGCAGCCATGA